Proteins from one Lachnospiraceae bacterium KGMB03038 genomic window:
- a CDS encoding ABC transporter permease, which produces MSELSTGQKQYLTAYRRGQRIIRISRILIFFSFLFIWEFTANVGIIDSFIFSSPSKIALCFWEMVLDQSIFLHIGVTLYETILSFLLVIAISILMAVLLWFSGKLSKILDPYLVVLNSLPKSALAPLLIVWLGANRTTIIVAGMSVAIFGSILNLYTSFTTVDPGKIKLIYTFQGTRLQALTKVVLPSSIPAIISNMKVNIGLCLVGVIIGEFLAARNGLGYLIIYSSQVFKMDWLLMSIVLLCIMAMVLYAAIELIEKLCRKRF; this is translated from the coding sequence ATGAGCGAACTGTCAACCGGTCAGAAACAGTATCTGACCGCATATCGAAGAGGGCAGCGCATCATACGCATCTCCCGGATCCTGATCTTCTTTAGTTTCCTCTTTATCTGGGAGTTCACCGCAAATGTAGGAATCATAGATTCTTTCATTTTCAGCAGCCCATCTAAAATAGCCTTATGCTTCTGGGAAATGGTGCTGGACCAAAGCATTTTTCTTCATATTGGCGTCACTCTTTATGAGACTATCCTAAGTTTCCTCCTTGTCATTGCCATCAGTATCCTGATGGCAGTGCTTCTCTGGTTCTCCGGGAAACTTTCGAAAATCCTGGATCCTTACCTGGTTGTCTTAAACAGTCTTCCCAAATCCGCCCTGGCGCCTCTTCTTATTGTGTGGCTGGGAGCCAACCGGACTACCATAATCGTGGCCGGAATGTCCGTTGCGATCTTCGGAAGCATCCTAAACCTGTATACCAGCTTTACCACTGTAGATCCCGGAAAGATCAAATTGATCTACACCTTTCAGGGAACCCGGCTGCAAGCTTTGACTAAAGTAGTACTGCCAAGCTCTATCCCCGCCATAATCAGCAACATGAAGGTCAATATCGGGCTGTGTCTGGTGGGAGTGATCATCGGAGAATTCCTGGCCGCCCGGAATGGGCTTGGATATCTCATCATCTATTCCAGCCAGGTATTCAAGATGGATTGGCTGCTGATGTCCATCGTCCTTTTATGCATCATGGCGATGGTGCTGTATGCGGCGATTGAGCTGATAGAAAAATTGTGCAGGAAAAGATTTTGA